From the Brassica napus cultivar Da-Ae chromosome A8, Da-Ae, whole genome shotgun sequence genome, one window contains:
- the LOC106362147 gene encoding multiple organellar RNA editing factor 9, chloroplastic, whose amino-acid sequence MASFTTSSSLLPKTIPPVSHLTRFPTLSSIRLSGKWTHPLLRSISTAESRRRVAIVKAATVDSDYSSKRSSSNEQRETIMLPGCDYNHWLIVMEFPKDPAPTRDQMIETYLNTLATVLGSMEEAKKNMYAFSTTTYTGFQCTIDEETSEKFKGLPGVLWVLPDSYIDVKNKDYGGDKYINGEIIPCTYPTYQPKQQRNNSKYQSKRYERKRDGPPPEQQRKPRQEPAASDSS is encoded by the exons ATGGCTTCCTTCACAACTTCCTCCTCGTTACTCCCCAAAACCATACCTCCCGTAAGCCACCTAACACGCTTCCCCACACTCTCCAGCATCCGCCTTTCCGGGAAATGGACTCATCCTCTGCTCCGGAGCATCTCCACCGCGGAGTCTCGCCGTCGGGTGGCGATTGTCAAGGCCGCGACGGTGGATTCGGATTATTCATCGAAACGGAGCAGTAGCAATGAGCAGAGGGAGACGATAATGCTTCCTGGATGCGACTACAACCACTGGCTGATTGTTATGGAGTTCCCCAAGGATCCGGCGCCAACGAGGGACCAGATGATTGAGACTTATCTCAACACTCTTGCGACTGTTCTTGGAAG CATGGAAGAGGCAAAGAAGAACATGTATGCATTCAGTACCACCACGTATACTGGATTCCAGTGCACCATTGATGAAGAAACATCTGAGAAGTTCAAGG GTTTGCCTGGAGTTCTCTGGGTTTTGCCTGACTCTTACATAGATGTCAAGAACAAGGACTATGGAG GCGACAAGTACATCAATGGAGAGATCATCCCCTGCACATACCCAACATACCAACCAAAGCAGCAGCGCAACAACTCCAAGTATCAAAGCAAGAGGTACGAAAGGAAAAGAGACGGTCCACCTCCTGAGCAGCAGAGGAAACCAAGACAAGAACCAGCCGCTTCTGATTCCTCTTGA
- the LOC106362152 gene encoding tryptophan synthase beta chain 1-like isoform X2 — protein sequence MSSTKIQLRWQPLPRVPARNHRMINSVVFGVPIKSHHRVSDVLSRTSGPSFGSVTSVSVRTNARPFLRGDGNGRFGRFGGKFVPETLMSRLRDLEEELDFVLSDHEFQAELTTALRDYVGRETPLYLAGRLTEHYRNKSRTTGDGPEIYLKREDLGHSGSHKMNNALAQAMIARRLGCSRVVAATGAGQHGVATAAACAKLCLECTVFMGTTDIEKQSSNVLSMKLLGAQVSSLEGTFQDASSEAIRNWIENLETTYYLSGTVVGPHPSPVMVREFQSVIGKETRRQAKRLWGGKPDVLVACVGSGSNALGLFNEFVGDEDVRLVGVKAAGLGLDSGKHSATLAVGDVGVYHGSMSYLLQDDQGQILRPHSIGVGLEYPGVGPEKSFLKETGRVEFYTATDKEAIQACMLLSRLEGIIPALEASHALAFLDKLVPILHDGAKVIVNCNGRGDKDIDTLIQRGMSHYT from the exons atgtcgTCCACTAAAATCCAGTTACGATGGCAGCCCCTTCCTAGGGTTCCGGCAAGAAACCACCGTATGATAAACTCTGTTGTTTTTGGAGTTCCCATAAAAAGTCACCACCGTGTAAGCGACGTACTCAGTCGTACGAGTGGTCCATCTTTTGGTTCTGTGACTTCTGTTTCAGTAAGAACTAACGCGAGACCCTTTCTTCGTGGCGACGGTAATGGTCGTTTCGGGAGGTTCGGTGGGAAGTTTGTACCGGAGACTTTGATGTCGCGCCTGAGAGATCTTGAAGAGgaattagattttgttttgagcGATCATGAATTTCAG GCGGAGCTTACAACAGCGTTAAGAGACTATGTAGGAAGAGAGACGCCTCTCTACTTGGCCGGACGTTTAACCGAACACTACAGAAACAAATCTCGAACCACTGGAGATGGACCCGAGATCTACCTGAAAAGGGAAGATCTAGGCCATAGTGGGTCCCACAAAATGAACAATGCTCTCGCTCAAGCAATGATTGCCCGGCGGCTTGGTTGCAGCCGTGTGGTAGCGGCCACAGGAGCCGGCCAACATGGGGTCGCCACCGCGGCTGCTTGTGCAAAGCTCTGCTTGGAGTGTACTGTTTTCATGGGGACCACTGATATAGAGAAACAATCCTCTAATGTCCTTTCCATGAAACTCCTTGGGGCTCAG gtATCATCCTTAGAAGGAACATTTCAAGATGCCAGTTCAGAGGCGATTCGAAATTGGATAGAAAACCTAGAAACCACATACTACTTATCAGGGACGGTCGTAGGACCACACCCGAGTCCGGTAATGGTACGTGAGTTTCAATCTGTGATTGGGAAAGAGACGAGAAGGCAAGCAAAACGACTATGGGGTGGTAAGCCTGATGTGTTGGTAGCTTGTGTGGGGAGTGGTTCAAACGCATTGGGATTGTTCAATGAGTTTGTTGGGGATGAGGATGTGCGGCTAGTAGGGGTCAAGGCCGCGGGACTGGGGCTTGATTCAGGGAAACATTCAGCTACTTTGGCCGTTGGAGATGTTGGTGTGTACCATGGTTCTATGAGCTACTTGTTGCAAGATGATCAAGGACAGATACTTAGACCACACTCCATAGGAGTAGG GTTAGAGTATCCCGGAGTCGGACCGGAGAAAAGCTTTTTGAAAGAAACCGGGAGAGTCGAATTCTATACAGCAACAGATAAAGAAGCCATTCAAG CGTGCATGCTATTGAGCAGATTGGAGGGTATAATCCCAGCATTGGAAGCATCTCACGCGCTCGCATTCCTCGACAAACTTGTTCCTATTCTGCATGATGGTGCCAAAGTGATCGTGAATTGCAATGGCCGTGGCGACAAAGATATAGACACTCTTATCCAAAGAGGC ATGTCACATTACACTTGA
- the LOC106362146 gene encoding uncharacterized protein LOC106362146 yields MGSFYEHYEFPYDTNQVNHLYDHNYYDNNQQHQFGFNPMSYNSYDNWNGSEYEYETTTSASVVYSVSTMSEPKHLFYDPSYYTTTTYESPSQFSIYRNVQGFNEPEFEEYDPTPYGGGYDIVATYGKPLPPSEKTCYPSSTADQASPPSPPEIIAPVPLGIYDGGEKKAVKKRVTFSEPLEEAKPLETIKEEENDHQEEAEEEEEDHSSSNGTVQPETVDKVEVKALYVPSGYGLEATDLCEVIFGGYFPCVLRNKRRQEDENRAAEVTCWDSADSDPWKTTSDYLFGDSYPYGYEDGVGRRQFEISSYGYYQRY; encoded by the coding sequence ATGGGCAGTTTCTACGAGCATTACGAGTTCCCATACGATACAAACCAGGTTAATCATCTCTATGATCATAACTATTATGATAACAATCAACAACACCAGTTTGGTTTCAATCCAATGAGTTACAATAGTTATGATAACTGGAATGGATCTGAGTATGAGTATGAAACAACAACCTCTGCATCTGTTGTTTACTCTGTCTCCACCATGTCTGAGCCGAAACATTTGTTCTATGATCCGAGTTACTACACAACAACAACATACGAGTCTCCTTCTCAGTTTAGTATCTATCGCAATGTTCAAGGCTTCAACGAACCGGAGTTCGAGGAGTACGACCCGACACCGTACGGTGGCGGCTACGACATCGTTGCAACATACGGGAAACCTCTTCCTCCATCGGAGAAAACTTGTTACCCTTCTTCAACAGCTGATCAAGCTTCACCTCCTTCTCCTCCGGAGATCATCGCTCCTGTTCCTCTTGGAATATATGATGGTGGTGAAAAGAAAGCTGTTAAGAAACGTGTAACTTTCTCTGAGCCGTTAGAGGAAGCCAAACCATTAGAAAccattaaagaagaagaaaatgatcatcaagaagaggcagaggaagaagaagaagatcacagTTCAAGCAATGGGACCGTGCAACCAGAAACAGTAGATAAAGTTGAAGTGAAAGCTCTGTATGTTCCGTCTGGTTACGGCTTAGAAGCGACTGATCTCTGCGAGGTTATATTCGGAGGCTACTTTCCTTGTGTCTTACGTAACAAAAGACGCCAAGAGGATGAGAACCGTGCGGCTGAAGTTACTTGCTGGGATAGCGCGGATTCTGATCCGTGGAAGACGACTTCAGATTACCTTTTTGGGGATTCGTATCCGTATGGTTATGAAGATGGAGTTGGAAGAAGACAGTTCGAGATATCCTCTTATGGTTATTACCAGAGGTATTAA
- the BNAA08G25240D gene encoding uncharacterized protein BNAA08G25240D — MKSRSRNFATLSLMIITVLLRTKIVAGQEALLGKKVLPLCHRECMPICMKVTEATQEICEGACQAGCVQLQGRGTGLSATDQGVDMVIA; from the coding sequence ATGAAGAGCCGGAGCAGAAACTTCGCCACCCTGAGTTTGATGATAATTACGGTTTTGTTAAGGACGAAGATTGTGGCTGGACAAGAAGCACTATTAGGAAAGAAAGTATTGCCGTTGTGCCACAGAGAATGTATGCCAATATGCATGAAAGTGACAGAAGCAACGCAAGAAATTTGTGAGGGGGCATGCCAAGCTGGTTGTGTCCAGCTTCAAGGACGAGGCACCGGACTTTCAGCCACTGATCAAGGAGTCGATATGGTAATTGCATAg
- the LOC106360225 gene encoding probable dolichyl-diphosphooligosaccharide--protein glycosyltransferase subunit 3B, whose product MADHTTLPHRFFLSISLLSILAVSQPDLTKELVSLRSSSESGVIRLTDDTVSKFITSVSTPRPYSLIIFFNSIDLNSNPLQEFRREFAFVSASFIANNNNRSDVANKVFFCEIDESSDSEAFGLFGIQFLPQICLVDPLMENLQDKTGRMEEEDVDGTAESVVEFIESRTNLTVGPLHRPPLLSKTQISVIVALIAISTPFLIKKVLKGETVLHNSRVWLFCTVLVYFFSVSGTMHNIIKGMPMFVRDHEDSNKLVFFYKGENFQLGAEGLSVGLLYNVVGLLLAYVTNALVRVRSVSGQRVFMMLAMVVSLLAVKKVVYLNSWKTGYEIQTYWPSSWH is encoded by the exons ATGGCAGACCACACAACTCTCCCACATcgtttcttcctctcaataTCACTACTATCGATCCTCGCGGTTTCGCAACCAGATCTCACCAAAGAACTCGTTTCCCTCCGATCATCCTCCGAATCCGGCGTGATCCGCCTCACCGACGACACCGTTTCGAAATTCATAACCTCCGTATCCACACCACGACCTTACtccctcatcatcttcttcaactCCATTGATCTCAACAGCAACCCCCTCCAAGAGTTCCGCAGAGAATTCGCATTCGTCTCCGCCTCTTTCATcgccaacaacaacaacagatcTGACGTAGCCAACAAGGTGTTCTTCTGCGAGATCGATGAATCATCGGACTCAGAGGCTTTCGGCCTTTTCGGCATCCAGTTCCTCCCCCAAATCTGCCTCGTCGATCCTTTGATGGAGAATCTACAAGACAAAACAG GCAGAATGGAGGAAGAAGATGTGGATGGAACCGCGGAGTCTGTGGTGGAGTTCATCGAGAGCCGAACTAACCTCACCGTTGGTCCACTCCACCGCCCGCCGCTCCTTTCCAAGACGCAGATCAGCGTAATCGTAGCCCTAATCGCGATCTCGACTCCTTTCCTTATCAAGAAGGTTCTCAAGGGAGAGACGGTCCTCCACAATAGTAGAGTCTGGCTATTCTGCACCGTTTTGGTGTACTTCTTCAGCGTCTCCGGGACTATGCATAACATCATCAAAGGAATGCCTATGTTCGTGAGAGATCACGAGGATTCGAACAAGCTCGTTTTCTTCTACAAAGGAGAGAATTTTCAGCTCGGGGCGGAGGGGCTATCTGTCGGGCTCTTGTACAATGTGGTTGGGCTGCTCTTGGCGTATGTCACTAATGCGCTTGTGCGCGTCAGGAGTGTCAGTGGGCAGAGGGTGTTTATGATGTTGGCTATGGTCGTGTCGTTGTTGGCTGTGAAGAAGGTTGTTTACTTGAATAGTTGGAAGACTGGTTATGAGATTCAAACGTATTGGCCATCTAGTTGGCATTGA
- the LOC106362152 gene encoding tryptophan synthase beta chain 1-like isoform X1, with protein sequence MSSTKIQLRWQPLPRVPARNHRMINSVVFGVPIKSHHRVSDVLSRTSGPSFGSVTSVSVRTNARPFLRGDGNGRFGRFGGKFVPETLMSRLRDLEEELDFVLSDHEFQAELTTALRDYVGRETPLYLAGRLTEHYRNKSRTTGDGPEIYLKREDLGHSGSHKMNNALAQAMIARRLGCSRVVAATGAGQHGVATAAACAKLCLECTVFMGTTDIEKQSSNVLSMKLLGAQVSSLEGTFQDASSEAIRNWIENLETTYYLSGTVVGPHPSPVMVREFQSVIGKETRRQAKRLWGGKPDVLVACVGSGSNALGLFNEFVGDEDVRLVGVKAAGLGLDSGKHSATLAVGDVGVYHGSMSYLLQDDQGQILRPHSIGVGLEYPGVGPEKSFLKETGRVEFYTATDKEAIQACMLLSRLEGIIPALEASHALAFLDKLVPILHDGAKVIVNCNGRGDKDIDTLIQRGMPSSLSRVTKMSHYT encoded by the exons atgtcgTCCACTAAAATCCAGTTACGATGGCAGCCCCTTCCTAGGGTTCCGGCAAGAAACCACCGTATGATAAACTCTGTTGTTTTTGGAGTTCCCATAAAAAGTCACCACCGTGTAAGCGACGTACTCAGTCGTACGAGTGGTCCATCTTTTGGTTCTGTGACTTCTGTTTCAGTAAGAACTAACGCGAGACCCTTTCTTCGTGGCGACGGTAATGGTCGTTTCGGGAGGTTCGGTGGGAAGTTTGTACCGGAGACTTTGATGTCGCGCCTGAGAGATCTTGAAGAGgaattagattttgttttgagcGATCATGAATTTCAG GCGGAGCTTACAACAGCGTTAAGAGACTATGTAGGAAGAGAGACGCCTCTCTACTTGGCCGGACGTTTAACCGAACACTACAGAAACAAATCTCGAACCACTGGAGATGGACCCGAGATCTACCTGAAAAGGGAAGATCTAGGCCATAGTGGGTCCCACAAAATGAACAATGCTCTCGCTCAAGCAATGATTGCCCGGCGGCTTGGTTGCAGCCGTGTGGTAGCGGCCACAGGAGCCGGCCAACATGGGGTCGCCACCGCGGCTGCTTGTGCAAAGCTCTGCTTGGAGTGTACTGTTTTCATGGGGACCACTGATATAGAGAAACAATCCTCTAATGTCCTTTCCATGAAACTCCTTGGGGCTCAG gtATCATCCTTAGAAGGAACATTTCAAGATGCCAGTTCAGAGGCGATTCGAAATTGGATAGAAAACCTAGAAACCACATACTACTTATCAGGGACGGTCGTAGGACCACACCCGAGTCCGGTAATGGTACGTGAGTTTCAATCTGTGATTGGGAAAGAGACGAGAAGGCAAGCAAAACGACTATGGGGTGGTAAGCCTGATGTGTTGGTAGCTTGTGTGGGGAGTGGTTCAAACGCATTGGGATTGTTCAATGAGTTTGTTGGGGATGAGGATGTGCGGCTAGTAGGGGTCAAGGCCGCGGGACTGGGGCTTGATTCAGGGAAACATTCAGCTACTTTGGCCGTTGGAGATGTTGGTGTGTACCATGGTTCTATGAGCTACTTGTTGCAAGATGATCAAGGACAGATACTTAGACCACACTCCATAGGAGTAGG GTTAGAGTATCCCGGAGTCGGACCGGAGAAAAGCTTTTTGAAAGAAACCGGGAGAGTCGAATTCTATACAGCAACAGATAAAGAAGCCATTCAAG CGTGCATGCTATTGAGCAGATTGGAGGGTATAATCCCAGCATTGGAAGCATCTCACGCGCTCGCATTCCTCGACAAACTTGTTCCTATTCTGCATGATGGTGCCAAAGTGATCGTGAATTGCAATGGCCGTGGCGACAAAGATATAGACACTCTTATCCAAAGAGGCATGCCCTCTTCTCTTTCTCGAGTCACCAAGATGTCACATTACACTTGA
- the LOC106360226 gene encoding nuclear transport factor 2B, producing the protein MAETNKGRSEEEVARAFVNHYYHLFDNDRSSLSTLYNPTSLLTFEGQKIYGVEDIFNKLKQLPFDQCRHLISTVDSQPSSMAGGCGGILVFVSGSIQLHGEDHPLRFSQTFHLVPLPQGSFFIQNEMFRLNYG; encoded by the exons ATGGCAGAGACAAATAAAGGAAgaagtgaagaagaagttgCAAGGGCATTTGTGAATCACTATTACCATCTCTTTGACAATGATCGATCTTCTCTTTCCACTCTCTACAATCCCACCTCGTTGCTTACTTTCGAAGGCCAAAAGATCTACGGCGTGGAAGATATCTTCAATAAGCTCAAACAACTTCCGTTCGATCAGTGTCGTCATTTGATCAGCACCGTTGATTCGCAGCCGTCCTCAATGGCCGGTGGCTGTGGCGGAATCCTTGTCTTTGTGAGTGGTAGCATCCAGTTACACGGCGAGGATCATCCTCTTAGGTTTAGCCAG ACGTTTCACTTGGTCCCTCTTCCACAAGGAAGTTTCTTCATCCAAAATGAGATGTTTCGGCTCAACTACGGTTGA
- the LOC106362151 gene encoding DNA-directed RNA polymerases I, II, and III subunit RPABC5 has protein sequence MIIPVRCFTCGKVIGNKWDAYLDLLQLDYTEGDALDALNLVRYCCRRMLMTHVDLIEKLLNYNTLEKSDNS, from the exons ATGATTATCCCTGTACGGTGCTTTACATGCGGAAAG GTGATTGGAAACAAGTGGGATGCGTATCTTGATCTTCTCCAGCTTGACTACACTGAAGG GGACGCACTTGATGCACTCAACTTAGTTAGATACTGCTGCAGGCGTATGCTAATGACGCATGTTGATCTGATTGAGAAGCTTCTCAACTACAACA CTTTGGAAAAATCAGACAACAGTTAA
- the LOC106362156 gene encoding tryptophan synthase beta chain 1-like: MSSTKIQIRGQPLFKVLTRNHRMINSVVCGVPIKRQHRVSNVLRTSDPPLGSVPTRTDESQFLRGDGNGRFGRFGGKFVPETLMSPLRDLEDEFDFVLNDHEFQEELTTALRDYVGRETPLYFAGRLTEHYKNISQTTGGGPEIYLKREDLSHCGSHKINNALGQAMIARRLGCKRVVAATGAGQHGVATAAACAKLSIECTVFMGTTDIEKHSSNVLSMKLLGAQVKSVEGTFKDASSEAIRNWVGNLETTYYLSGTVVGPHPNPLMVREFQSVIGKETRRQAKQLWGGKPDVLVACVGSGSNALGLFHEFLGDEDVRLVGVEAAGLGLDSGKHSATLAVGDVGVYHGSMSYLLQDDQGQILKPHSIGVGLEYPGVGPEISFLKESGRAEFYTATDQEAVQACMLLSRLEGIIPALEASHALAFLDKLVPTLRDGAKVVVNCSGRGDKDLDTLIQRGMPSSLC; encoded by the exons atGTCGTCGACCAAAATCCAAATACGAGGGCAACCCCTTTTTAAGGTTCTGACAAGAAACCACCGTATGATAAACTCTGTTGTTTGTGGAGTTCCCATCAAAAGACAACACCGTGTAAGCAATGTACTCCGTACGAGTGATCCACCGTTGGGTTCTGTCCCAACAAGAACAGACGAGAGCCAGTTTCTTCGTGGCGATGGTAACGGTAGATTCGGGAGGTTCGGTGGAAAGTTTGTACCGGAGACATTGATGTCTCCCCTGAGAGATCTCGAAGatgaatttgattttgttttgaacGATCATGAATTTCAG GAGGAGCTTACTACAGCGTTAAGAGACTACGTAGGAAGAGAAACGCCTCTCTACTTCGCCGGACGTTTAACCGAACACTACAAGAACATATCTCAAACCACCGGAGGTGGACCCGAAATATACCTGAAAAGGGAAGATCTTAGCCACTGTGGGTCCCATAAAATCAACAATGCTCTCGGTCAAGCGATGATTGCCCGGCGGCTTGGTTGCAAGCGTGTGGTGGCAGCAACAGGAGCCGGTCAACATGGGGTCGCCACGGCGGCTGCTTGTGCGAAGCTCTCCATTGAGTGTACTGTTTTCATGGGAACCACTGATATAGAGAAACACTCCTCTAATGTACTTTCCATGAAACTGCTTGGTGCTCAG GTGAAATCAGTTGAAGGAACATTTAAAGATGCAAGTTCAGAGGCTATTCGAAATTGGGTTGGAAACCTAGAAACCACATACTACTTATCCGGGACGGTGGTAGGACCCCACCCAAATCCGTTAATGGTACGCGAGTTTCAATCCGTGATTGGGAAAGAGACAAGAAGACAAGCAAAACAACTATGGGGTGGTAAACCTGATGTGTTGGTGGCTTGTGTGGGGAGTGGCTCAAACGCATTGGGACTGTTCCATGAGTTTCTTGGGGATGAGGATGTGCGACTAGTCGGGGTAGAGGCCGCGGGACTGGGTCTGGATTCAGGGAAACATTCAGCTACTTTGGCCGTTGGAGATGTTGGTGTGTATCATGGCTCCATGAGCTACTTATTGCAAGATGATCAAGGACAGATCCTTAAACCACATTCCATAGGAGTAGG ATTAGAGTATCCCGGAGTTGGACCAGAGATTAGCTTTCTGAAAGAAAGCGGAAGAGCCGAGTTCTACACAGCAACAGACCAAGAAGCCGTTCAAG CGTGCATGTTATTGAGTAGATTGGAGGGAATAATCCCAGCTTTAGAAGCATCTCACGCCCTGGCGTTCCTCGACAAACTTGTTCCTACTCTGCGCGATGGTGCCAAAGTGGTCGTGAATTGCAGTGGCCGTGGTGACAAAGATCTAGACACTCTCATTCAACGAGGCATGCCTTCTTCTCTTTGTTGA